A stretch of Brassica napus cultivar Da-Ae chromosome C6, Da-Ae, whole genome shotgun sequence DNA encodes these proteins:
- the BNAC06G08620D gene encoding uncharacterized protein BNAC06G08620D → MTTTTLISSVLSSSIFPTEYRSWVRIPATSIPGGSNFRVVKQRRLKIIAKSLDLPLLPFSMSEVLVPTESKTLHLYEARYLALLEESIKRKKNMFVHFILDPISISEKATEASFAARYGCLVLIENVERLDIGALVSIRGAGRVKISRFLGADPYLSGEVRPIQDRFNYEISNEITSEISKLKESIKNLSSLEIKLKAPEDSLLQTRLLNSLKWAEDEPPEECEESFFPSLQERLSFAALQPVSGSTQSELSRLQQEKLKAMDIKDTMERLKLSMGLMKENISSIAAKLAIQSLDIR, encoded by the exons ATGACTACCACCACCTTAATCTCCTCTGTTCTCTCTTCCTCTATCTTCCCTACCGAATATCGCAGCTGGGTTCGAATTCCGGCGACTTCAATTCCCGGAGGTAGCAATTTCCGCGTAGTGAAACAACGTCGTTTGAAAATTATCGCCAAATCACTTGaccttcctcttcttccctTCAGTATGAGCGAG GTTCTTGTACCAACGGAGAGTAAAACATTGCATTTGTACGAAGCAAGATACTTGGCACTACTTGAAGAG tcgataaaaagaaaaaagaatatgTTTGTTCATTTCATTCTCGATCCTATTTCGATTAGTGAGAAAGCAACAGAAGCATCCTTTGCTGCTCGATATGGCTGCTTGGTACTTATTGAAAAT GTCGAGAGATTAGACATCGGAGCACTTGTCTCCATAAGAGGCGCTGGTCGTGTGAAGATTTCCAGATTTTTAGGG gCAGATCCTTATTTGTCCGGAGAGGTCAGACCAATACAAGATCGTTTTAATTATGAGATCAGCAATGAAATAACCTCAGAAATCTCCAAGCTAAAGGAATCTATTAAGAATCTCAGCAGCTTGGAGATCAAACTTAAG GCTCCAGAAGACTCGCTACTACAAACTCGTCTCCTTAACTCTTTGAAATGGGCTGAAGATGAGCCACCGGAAGAATGTGAAGAATCCTTCTTTCCTTCCCTTCAAGAACGTTTATCATTCGCTGCGCTTCAACCGGTTTCCG GATCGACGCAGTCAGAACTATCAAGGTTACAACAAGAGAAATTAAAGGCAATGGATATAAAAGATACAATGGAGAGGTTAAAACTTTCAATGGGACTCATGAAGGAGAACATTTCTTCAATTGCAGCCAAACTCGCCATCCAGTCTTTGGATATTCGTTAG